Sequence from the Bacteroidales bacterium genome:
AAAATACCAGCCTATGGGCAATGCTATAAAAGCTGCTATAATAACTAACTTCATGAAGTTTTTTGTTAGCAAAACAACAAGCTGTGAAGCAGAACTGCCAAGTACTTTCCTTATTCCAATTTCTTTCCGTTTTTGTTGAATGATAAATGAAGTAAGTCCGTATAAACCCAAACTTGAAATTATTAAAGACAATATTGCAAAATATCCGAATAATTCCATCATTCTTCTTTCTCCTTTGTAAGATTTATTAAGAATATTTCTTACCAGTTTCATTTCAAAAGGTTTTCCCGGGAATGTTTCATTCCACGCTCCTTCAATGTATTGAGAAATATTCTGTTCGCTTCTGAAACGAACAACAATATTTCGAAATTCTTTGGGATAAATAAAATAAACAGCCGGTTCTATTTTCGAATGAAGTGAATAATAATGATAGTCTTTAATAACACCAATCACTTTTTTATTATGGAGAGTATCAACGTAAAACGGTTTGAATGCTTTTCCCAGGGGGTTGTTCCATCCAAGTGTATTGGCTGTAGCTTCATTAATAACTACAGAGTTCTCATTATCAAGCGAATATGATTCATCAAAATTTCTTCCGCATGTAAATTGCATTTCCATAACATTAAAAAAATCATAATCAACGTAACCAAAACGCATCATAATAGCAGTATTTGCCGAGTCATCTACGTGTACAGTTGACTGATTTCCTGCAACACCATTATAGTTTGAAGTTGCTGAAACACCAATAATATTAGGATTTTGTAATAATTTTTCTTTAAATTGTTTTATATCTTTCTCGTCATTGTTATTATGTAATTCAATATTGTAAATTTTATCAGGATTATAGCCCAGATTTTTATTCAACACATAATTAACCTGTTTATATAAAACCATGATTGAAAAAATGAGAGCGATTGATATCACAAACTGAAATACAACCAAACTTTTGGTCATATTCCCGGACTTAGTTTTTGTTTCACCCAAACTACCTTTTAATACTTTTACAGGTTGAAAACGTGATAAATAAAATGCCGGATAAACTCCGGATAGCATACTTATTAAAAATAAAAGGATAAGCAAACCAATATTCAATAACCAATTCCCAATAAAATCTATTTCCAGCTCAATCTGCAAAATATCATTAAAATAAGGAAGAAAAATTTCTACTACAAACAATGAAATTATAACAGAAATAGATGTAAGGATGAATGATTCGCCCAAAAAACGTGAAATCAGACTAAGCT
This genomic interval carries:
- a CDS encoding ABC transporter permease, yielding MIINFIKIAFRNLIRQKVYSIINILGLIIGIAAFIMIMLYVQYELSYDDHIPNKERLYRCVELQHPEGIDDQHVAITMAPLAQTLVDNFPEITNAVRLWSVWEMPILTKSGEVVNQGFVSFADSSIFELFGVKLIMGDEKNALREPKNIILSEKAAKKIFGSIDEAMNQIVTIFGYEGFKVSGIMENCSKTAHYPYELLISLTTANNLFPWFGSWDSNSLATYVQLEKNVDYKELNKKLKPFLLEYREIPKDRHDRFFDLYLQPVKDIHLKSEQMKFQVMNYNQGNFYTVLIFTLIAILIVIIACVNYINISIARSMKQAREVGMRKVLGATKLSLISRFLGESFILTSISVIISLFVVEIFLPYFNDILQIELEIDFIGNWLLNIGLLILLFLISMLSGVYPAFYLSRFQPVKVLKGSLGETKTKSGNMTKSLVVFQFVISIALIFSIMVLYKQVNYVLNKNLGYNPDKIYNIELHNNNDEKDIKQFKEKLLQNPNIIGVSATSNYNGVAGNQSTVHVDDSANTAIMMRFGYVDYDFFNVMEMQFTCGRNFDESYSLDNENSVVINEATANTLGWNNPLGKAFKPFYVDTLHNKKVIGVIKDYHYYSLHSKIEPAVYFIYPKEFRNIVVRFRSEQNISQYIEGAWNETFPGKPFEMKLVRNILNKSYKGERRMMELFGYFAILSLIISSLGLYGLTSFIIQQKRKEIGIRKVLGSSASQLVVLLTKNFMKLVIIAAFIALPIGWYFMDDLLNNFAYRTGISWYIYAIAILVTIFIASFTIIYHALRSANSNPVDAIKYE